The Coregonus clupeaformis isolate EN_2021a chromosome 13, ASM2061545v1, whole genome shotgun sequence genome includes a region encoding these proteins:
- the LOC121579973 gene encoding transgelin codes for MANKGPSYGLSREVQSKIDKKYDQDLEERLTEWIIAQCGAGVGQPEAGKTGWQNWLKDGCVLCELINSLSSGNKPIRKIQSSGMAFKQMEQISQFLNAAEKYGITKTDMFQTVDLWEGKDLAAVQRTLMALGSMAVTRDDGTYRGDPNWFHKKSMENRREFSEDQLNEGKSVIGLQMGTNKGASQAGMTGYGRPRQILNNNP; via the exons ATGGCAAACAAAGGTCCCTCCTACGGTCTGAGCCGTGAGGTGCAGAGTAAGATCGATAAGAAGTATGACCAGGATCTGGAGGAGAGGCTGACTGAGTGGATCATCGCCCAGTGTGGAGCCGGAGTGGGCCAACCCGAGGCAGGCAAGACCGGTTGGCAGAACTGGCTCAAGGACGGATGT gtgCTGTGTGAGCTGATCAACAGCCTGTCCAGTGGGAACAAGCCCATCAGGAAGATCCAGAGCTCAGGCATGGCTTTCAAACAGATGGAGCAGATCTCCCAGTTCCTCAACGCGGCTGAGAAGTACGGCATCACCAAGACCGACATGTTCCAGACAGTCGACCTCTGGGAGG GGAAAGACCTGGCTGCTGTCCAGAGGACCCTGATGGCCCTGGGAAGCATGGCTGTCACCAGGGACGATGGGACGTACCGTGGAGACCCCAACTGGTTCCATAA GAAATCTATGGAGAACAGACGGGAGTTCTCAGAGGACCAGCTGAATGAAGGCAAGAGCGTCATCGGCCTGCAGATGGGCACCAACAAGGGGGCATCTCAGGCTGGCATGACTGGGTACGGGCGACCCAGGCAGATCCTAAACAATAACCCCTAA